A genomic stretch from Eubacterium sulci ATCC 35585 includes:
- a CDS encoding 30S ribosomal protein S10, translating into MSELQKIRIRLKAYDHALLDRSAAKLVETAKKTGADVSGPIPLPTEKEVVTILRAVHKYKDSREQFEQRTHKRLIVITNATPQTADALTRIDLPAGVDVEIKL; encoded by the coding sequence ATGAGCGAACTTCAGAAAATCAGAATCAGGCTAAAAGCATATGATCATGCTTTGCTTGACAGATCAGCTGCAAAACTTGTAGAGACAGCAAAGAAAACAGGTGCTGATGTATCAGGACCAATTCCACTTCCAACAGAGAAGGAAGTTGTAACAATCCTAAGAGCTGTTCACAAGTATAAGGACAGCAGAGAGCAGTTTGAGCAGAGAACACACAAGCGTTTGATCGTAATCACAAATGCAACACCACAGACGGCTGATGCACTTACAAGAATCGATCTTCCAGCTGGCGTTGATGTAGAAATCAAGCTGTAA
- a CDS encoding 50S ribosomal protein L3 has product MKTILGKKIGMTQIFAETGEVVPVTVIQAGPEVVTQIKTVETDGYNAVQVGYEDTLAHRVNKPLTGHFAKSGSPLKKYLAEFAIEEGENYELGQEITVADFEAGKKVDVTGTSKGKGTQGNIKRHGHHRGPMTHGSKHKRLAGALAGATYPSRVFKGNKSPGRMGRETVTVQNVELVKIDTDRNLLLVKGAVPGGKGSLVRVRYAVKGQDK; this is encoded by the coding sequence ATGAAAACAATTTTAGGAAAGAAAATCGGCATGACACAGATTTTCGCGGAGACAGGAGAAGTTGTTCCTGTTACCGTTATCCAGGCAGGACCTGAGGTAGTAACTCAGATTAAGACTGTCGAGACAGATGGCTACAATGCAGTGCAGGTTGGCTATGAGGATACACTTGCTCATAGAGTTAACAAGCCTCTAACAGGTCACTTCGCTAAGAGTGGTTCACCACTTAAGAAGTATCTTGCAGAGTTTGCTATCGAAGAAGGTGAGAACTACGAGCTAGGTCAGGAAATCACAGTTGCTGATTTTGAGGCTGGCAAGAAGGTAGACGTTACCGGAACATCAAAAGGTAAGGGTACACAGGGTAACATCAAGAGACATGGACATCACAGAGGTCCTATGACTCATGGTTCCAAACACAAGAGATTGGCTGGTGCTTTAGCCGGTGCTACTTATCCGTCAAGAGTCTTCAAGGGAAATAAATCCCCAGGAAGAATGGGACGCGAAACAGTTACAGTACAGAATGTCGAACTAGTAAAGATCGACACTGACAGGAACCTTCTACTGGTCAAGGGTGCGGTTCCAGGCGGCAAGGGAAGCCTCGTAAGAGTTCGCTACGCTGTCAAGGGTCAGGACAAATAG
- a CDS encoding 50S ribosomal protein L4, whose protein sequence is MAKVTMLNMEGKEAGTLELRDEIFAIEPNESAVHAVVVNYLANQRQGTQSAKTRSEVRGGGRKPFRQKGTGRHRQGSSTDPSQIGGGIVFAPKPRDYRYAVPKKLKRLALKSVLSAKVADNDLIVLDELKMNEPKTKEMVKVLSNVKAGKKALIVTAEKDDNVVKSAANIPGVRTVLANTMNVYEIVNHGSLILTKDAVAKIEEVYK, encoded by the coding sequence ATGGCTAAAGTAACAATGCTCAACATGGAAGGCAAGGAAGCAGGAACTCTAGAACTTAGAGATGAAATCTTCGCTATCGAGCCTAACGAAAGCGCTGTGCATGCAGTAGTAGTTAACTACCTAGCAAACCAGAGACAGGGCACACAGTCTGCAAAGACAAGATCAGAAGTCAGAGGCGGCGGCAGAAAGCCTTTCAGACAGAAGGGAACAGGACGTCACAGACAGGGAAGCAGCACAGATCCTTCACAGATCGGAGGCGGTATCGTATTCGCTCCAAAGCCAAGGGATTACAGATATGCAGTTCCTAAGAAGCTAAAGAGATTGGCTCTCAAGTCAGTTCTTTCAGCTAAGGTTGCTGACAATGATTTAATCGTTCTAGATGAACTAAAGATGAACGAACCAAAGACAAAAGAGATGGTAAAGGTGCTATCAAATGTCAAGGCTGGCAAGAAGGCACTTATCGTAACAGCAGAGAAGGACGACAATGTTGTAAAGTCTGCTGCAAACATCCCTGGAGTTAGAACGGTTCTAGCAAATACGATGAACGTTTATGAAATCGTAAATCACGGTAGCCTCATTCTAACAAAGGATGCAGTTGCAAAGATCGAGGAGGTATATAAATAA
- a CDS encoding 50S ribosomal protein L23, protein MKTPYDVIIKPVISERSMDIAPDKKYTFKVAVDANKTEVKQAVEEIFGVEVKKVNVMNMDGKLKRMGRTEGRRAAYKKAIVTLTADSKEIEFFQSL, encoded by the coding sequence ATGAAAACTCCATACGACGTAATAATCAAGCCGGTAATCTCAGAGAGAAGCATGGATATTGCACCGGACAAGAAATACACATTCAAAGTTGCTGTTGATGCTAACAAGACAGAAGTTAAGCAGGCAGTTGAAGAAATCTTTGGTGTAGAAGTTAAGAAAGTCAATGTTATGAACATGGACGGAAAACTCAAGAGAATGGGAAGAACCGAAGGCAGAAGAGCAGCTTATAAGAAGGCAATCGTAACGCTAACTGCTGATAGCAAAGAAATCGAATTCTTCCAGAGCTTGTAA
- the rplB gene encoding 50S ribosomal protein L2 (one of the primary rRNA-binding proteins; required for association of the 30S and 50S subunits to form the 70S ribosome, for tRNA binding and peptide bond formation), producing MGIRKYNPTSPGLRGMTVSTFEEITASKPEKSLTVALKKHAGRNSRGKITVRHRGGGAKAKYRIIDFKRNKDDIAGRVATIEYDPNRTANIALIVYADGEKRYIIAPSGLKVGDKIFSGPEADIKVGNALPIANIPVGTVIHCIEMKPGKGAQIARSAGNGAQLMAKEDKYAQVRLPSGEVRKILINCRATIGEVGNEDHANIQIGKAGKVRHMGRRPHVRGSVMNPNDHPHGGGEGRSPIGRKSPVTPWGKPTLGYKTRKKNKPSNQYIVKRRNEK from the coding sequence ATGGGAATCAGAAAATATAATCCGACCTCTCCTGGCTTGAGAGGAATGACGGTTTCAACTTTTGAGGAAATCACAGCATCCAAGCCGGAAAAGTCACTTACAGTTGCTCTTAAGAAGCACGCAGGAAGAAACTCAAGAGGTAAGATTACTGTAAGACACAGAGGTGGCGGAGCTAAAGCTAAGTACAGAATCATAGATTTTAAGAGAAACAAGGATGATATCGCAGGAAGAGTTGCTACTATCGAGTACGACCCTAACAGAACTGCAAACATCGCTTTGATAGTATACGCAGACGGTGAGAAGAGATACATCATCGCACCAAGCGGACTAAAGGTAGGAGACAAGATCTTCTCAGGTCCAGAGGCCGATATCAAAGTCGGAAATGCACTTCCAATCGCAAACATCCCTGTAGGTACAGTTATCCACTGTATCGAGATGAAGCCTGGTAAGGGCGCACAGATTGCTAGATCAGCAGGAAATGGCGCTCAGCTAATGGCTAAGGAAGACAAGTACGCACAGGTAAGACTACCATCCGGAGAAGTTAGAAAGATTCTTATCAACTGCAGAGCTACAATCGGCGAAGTTGGTAACGAAGATCACGCTAACATCCAGATCGGTAAGGCTGGTAAGGTAAGACATATGGGTAGAAGACCTCACGTAAGAGGATCTGTAATGAACCCTAATGATCACCCACACGGTGGTGGTGAGGGCCGTTCGCCAATCGGACGTAAGAGCCCAGTTACTCCTTGGGGTAAGCCAACTCTTGGTTACAAGACAAGGAAGAAGAACAAGCCATCTAACCAGTATATCGTTAAGAGAAGAAATGAGAAATAA
- a CDS encoding 30S ribosomal protein S19, producing MSRSIKKGPFVAPKLLKAIEAMNAANDKKVLKTWSRSSTIFPQMIGHTIAVHDGRKHVPVYITEDMVGHKLGEFAPTRTYKGHAADKSSKVR from the coding sequence ATGAGCAGATCGATCAAAAAAGGCCCTTTCGTCGCACCGAAGTTGCTTAAGGCTATCGAGGCTATGAACGCAGCTAACGACAAGAAAGTCCTAAAGACTTGGTCAAGATCATCGACCATATTTCCGCAGATGATAGGTCACACTATCGCGGTACACGACGGCAGAAAACATGTTCCTGTATATATCACAGAAGACATGGTAGGCCACAAGCTCGGAGAATTTGCTCCGACAAGAACATACAAGGGTCATGCCGCAGATAAATCATCTAAGGTTAGATAA
- a CDS encoding 50S ribosomal protein L22, protein MEAKAIAKYVRMSPIKLKPVADLVRGKDLNEALTILKFTPGKGSEIVEKVALSAAANAENNFDMDRDNLYVAEIKINQGPTMKRWRAGAQGRASMILKRSSHVSVTLKEKGEE, encoded by the coding sequence ATGGAAGCAAAAGCAATTGCAAAATATGTAAGAATGTCTCCTATCAAGCTAAAGCCTGTTGCTGACTTGGTAAGAGGCAAAGACTTGAACGAGGCATTGACTATCCTCAAGTTCACTCCTGGCAAGGGTTCCGAAATCGTCGAGAAGGTTGCTCTATCAGCGGCAGCGAACGCAGAGAACAACTTTGACATGGACCGCGACAATCTATATGTTGCAGAGATTAAGATCAATCAGGGTCCAACAATGAAGAGATGGAGAGCAGGAGCTCAGGGCAGAGCGTCAATGATCCTAAAGAGATCGAGCCATGTAAGTGTAACTCTAAAGGAAAAAGGCGAAGAATAG
- a CDS encoding 30S ribosomal protein S3 translates to MGQKVSPHGLRVGVIKDWDSKWYAGKANFADMLVEDNKIRSFVKKKLYAAGVSKVVIERAAENKVKVIVLTARPGMVIGREGSGIDELKAALVKLVGKDVDISIVEVRRAELDAQLTAESVAQALERRVSFRRAMKQAMQRTMKANAKGIKILCSGRLGGAEIARSEKYAEGNVPLHTIRADIDYGFAEADTTYGKIGVKVWINHGEILDKGLQSAIREEKREKTERKGNRRDRRDGDRRKNNNRRERNDRNSRDGKPSIPKAANKRIRAPKPAPAVEAEAPQVEEAPQTEE, encoded by the coding sequence ATGGGTCAGAAAGTTAGTCCACACGGCCTAAGAGTGGGCGTAATCAAAGACTGGGATTCAAAATGGTATGCCGGCAAAGCAAACTTTGCTGATATGCTTGTTGAAGATAATAAAATCAGATCATTCGTAAAGAAAAAGCTTTATGCAGCAGGCGTTTCAAAGGTTGTCATCGAAAGAGCCGCAGAGAATAAGGTAAAGGTAATTGTCCTTACTGCTCGCCCTGGTATGGTAATCGGAAGAGAGGGAAGCGGAATCGACGAACTCAAGGCTGCACTTGTTAAGCTAGTAGGTAAGGATGTAGACATCTCTATCGTAGAGGTAAGAAGAGCTGAGCTTGATGCACAGCTAACTGCAGAGAGTGTTGCTCAGGCACTAGAGAGACGTGTTTCTTTCAGAAGAGCTATGAAGCAGGCTATGCAGAGAACCATGAAGGCTAACGCAAAGGGAATTAAGATCCTTTGTTCAGGAAGACTTGGTGGTGCAGAAATCGCTAGAAGCGAGAAGTACGCAGAGGGTAACGTTCCACTACACACAATCAGAGCTGACATCGATTACGGATTTGCTGAAGCAGATACAACATACGGTAAGATCGGTGTTAAGGTTTGGATTAACCACGGCGAAATCCTAGACAAGGGTCTTCAGAGTGCAATTCGTGAAGAAAAGCGTGAGAAGACTGAGCGCAAGGGTAACAGACGCGACAGAAGAGATGGAGATCGTCGCAAGAACAATAACCGTCGTGAAAGAAACGATAGAAACAGCCGTGATGGAAAGCCATCAATTCCAAAGGCTGCAAACAAGAGAATTAGAGCACCAAAGCCAGCTCCTGCAGTAGAAGCAGAAGCACCACAGGTTGAGGAAGCTCCGCAGACTGAAGAATAG
- a CDS encoding 50S ribosomal protein L16, with amino-acid sequence MLMPKRVKHRRVHRGRMKGVATKGNKIAYGEYGLVATECGWITSNQIEAARIAMTRSIKRGGKVYINIFPHKSVTKKPAEVRMGSGKGAPEYWVAVVKPGRVMFEIAEVTEAQAREAMRLAMHKLPVKSKFVAKESLAKGGEA; translated from the coding sequence ATGTTAATGCCAAAACGCGTTAAGCATAGAAGAGTTCACAGAGGTAGAATGAAGGGCGTTGCTACCAAGGGTAATAAGATTGCCTACGGTGAGTACGGTCTTGTTGCAACAGAATGTGGCTGGATCACTTCTAACCAGATAGAGGCTGCTCGTATCGCTATGACAAGATCTATCAAAAGAGGTGGTAAGGTTTACATTAATATATTCCCACATAAGTCAGTAACAAAGAAACCAGCAGAAGTTCGAATGGGTTCCGGTAAAGGTGCTCCTGAATACTGGGTTGCAGTTGTTAAGCCAGGCAGAGTAATGTTTGAAATTGCCGAGGTTACAGAGGCTCAGGCTAGAGAAGCTATGAGACTTGCAATGCACAAGCTGCCGGTTAAGTCAAAATTTGTTGCTAAAGAGAGTTTAGCAAAGGGTGGTGAAGCATAA
- a CDS encoding 50S ribosomal protein L29: MELNKIREMTDVELRAELDKMKQELFNLRFQHVTGQLENPLRMREVKRNIARVKTIIREKELDKAQA; the protein is encoded by the coding sequence ATGGAACTAAATAAAATCAGAGAGATGACAGATGTTGAACTCAGAGCTGAGCTCGACAAAATGAAACAAGAACTTTTCAATCTTAGGTTCCAGCATGTCACCGGACAGCTAGAAAATCCTCTAAGAATGAGAGAAGTTAAGAGAAACATCGCAAGAGTTAAAACCATAATCAGGGAAAAAGAGCTTGATAAAGCTCAGGCATAG
- a CDS encoding 30S ribosomal protein S17, with translation MAAERNRRKTKVGVVVSDKMDKTVVVAIEDLVKHSLYGKSVKRTKKVKVHDENNESGIGDRIRIMETRPLSRDKRWRLVNIVEKAK, from the coding sequence ATGGCAGCAGAAAGAAACAGAAGAAAAACCAAAGTTGGCGTTGTAGTCAGCGATAAGATGGATAAAACTGTCGTAGTTGCGATAGAAGACCTCGTAAAGCACTCCCTTTATGGCAAGTCTGTAAAGAGAACTAAGAAGGTCAAGGTTCATGATGAGAATAATGAATCTGGCATCGGCGATAGAATAAGAATTATGGAGACAAGACCTCTTTCAAGAGATAAGAGATGGAGACTTGTCAACATTGTTGAAAAAGCTAAGTAA
- a CDS encoding 50S ribosomal protein L14: MIQTETRLKVADNSGAKELLCIRILGGTSRRYANIGDVIVCAVKDATPGGVVKKGDVVKAVVVRTKKGARRADGSYVKFDQNAAVIIKDKLDKTPVGTRIFGPVARELRENGFMKIVSLAPEVL; this comes from the coding sequence ATGATTCAGACAGAAACAAGATTAAAAGTGGCTGATAATTCAGGTGCAAAGGAGTTACTGTGCATCAGAATCCTAGGCGGAACAAGTCGTCGTTATGCAAATATCGGAGACGTAATCGTTTGCGCTGTTAAGGATGCCACACCAGGCGGCGTTGTCAAGAAAGGTGACGTTGTTAAGGCAGTAGTAGTTAGAACCAAAAAGGGTGCGAGAAGAGCAGACGGCAGCTATGTAAAGTTTGACCAGAATGCAGCTGTAATCATCAAAGATAAGCTTGATAAGACTCCAGTTGGAACGCGTATTTTCGGACCTGTAGCTAGAGAGCTTCGTGAAAACGGATTCATGAAGATCGTATCTCTAGCACCAGAAGTACTATAG
- a CDS encoding 50S ribosomal protein L24, with protein MRIKKDDTVIVIAGKDKGATGKVSKVFPKQNRVVVEGVNVQTKHQKQTRTAPAEIRHVEGPIDASNVMYYDTKAKKAVKIGYKVDGDKKVRVDRKTGKEID; from the coding sequence ATGCGCATCAAGAAAGATGATACAGTTATTGTCATCGCTGGTAAAGACAAGGGCGCGACAGGCAAGGTAAGCAAGGTGTTTCCTAAGCAGAACCGCGTAGTTGTTGAAGGCGTTAATGTACAGACAAAGCATCAGAAGCAGACACGTACAGCACCTGCAGAGATTAGACACGTTGAAGGTCCAATCGATGCATCAAATGTAATGTACTATGATACAAAAGCCAAGAAGGCTGTAAAGATCGGTTATAAGGTTGACGGAGACAAGAAGGTCAGAGTCGACAGAAAAACTGGTAAAGAAATCGACTAA
- a CDS encoding 50S ribosomal protein L5, protein MTARLRETYKSDVFTALKDKFNYANVNEVPKLVKITINMGLGEAKENSKIMESAIQELALISGQRPVVTKAKKSIANFKVRQGMPVGAKVTLRGDNMYVFADKFFNISLPRVRDFKGVSKNSFDGRGNYSMGIKEQLIFPEINYDDVETVKGMNIVFTTTAKTDEEAAALLELLGMPFEK, encoded by the coding sequence ATGACAGCAAGACTAAGAGAAACATATAAGAGTGATGTATTCACAGCACTTAAAGATAAGTTCAACTATGCAAATGTCAACGAAGTACCAAAGCTTGTAAAGATTACAATCAACATGGGACTTGGTGAAGCAAAAGAAAATTCAAAGATTATGGAATCTGCAATCCAGGAGCTAGCCCTAATCAGTGGACAGAGACCTGTTGTTACAAAGGCTAAGAAGTCAATCGCGAACTTCAAGGTTAGACAGGGAATGCCAGTTGGAGCAAAGGTTACACTTAGAGGCGACAACATGTACGTGTTCGCTGATAAGTTCTTCAACATCTCTCTTCCAAGAGTAAGAGACTTTAAGGGTGTAAGCAAGAACTCATTTGATGGACGTGGAAACTACTCCATGGGTATCAAAGAGCAGCTTATATTCCCAGAAATCAACTATGATGATGTTGAAACTGTAAAGGGAATGAACATCGTATTCACAACAACGGCTAAGACAGATGAGGAAGCTGCAGCGCTTCTTGAACTTCTCGGAATGCCGTTTGAGAAGTAG
- the rpsN gene encoding 30S ribosomal protein S14 (located in the peptidyl transferase center and involved in assembly of 30S ribosome subunit; similar to what is observed with proteins L31 and L33, some proteins in this family contain CXXC motifs that are involved in zinc binding; if two copies are present in a genome, then the duplicated copy appears to have lost the zinc-binding motif and is instead regulated by zinc; the proteins in this group appear to contain the zinc-binding motif): MAKTALKVKQQRKPKYSTRAYTRCNICGRPHSVLKKYGICRICFRELAYKGEIPGVKKASW, from the coding sequence ATGGCTAAGACAGCTCTTAAAGTCAAACAGCAGAGAAAGCCTAAATATTCAACACGTGCTTACACAAGATGCAACATCTGTGGAAGACCACACTCAGTGTTGAAGAAATATGGAATATGCCGTATTTGTTTCAGAGAGCTTGCATACAAGGGAGAAATTCCTGGCGTAAAGAAAGCAAGCTGGTAA
- a CDS encoding 30S ribosomal protein S8 has translation MTMTDPIADMLTRIRNANTVGHATVEIPASNMKKSIAEILLNEGFIGGFEVIEDNKQGVIKVQMKYGAGKEKVINGIKKISKPGLKVYAKANEVPSVLGGLGIAIISTSKGIISDKEARKLGVGGEVICYVW, from the coding sequence ATGACAATGACAGATCCAATCGCGGATATGCTGACAAGAATCAGAAATGCCAATACAGTAGGTCATGCGACTGTTGAAATTCCAGCATCAAACATGAAGAAATCAATTGCTGAAATTCTACTAAACGAAGGATTCATTGGCGGATTCGAAGTCATAGAAGACAACAAGCAGGGCGTAATCAAGGTACAGATGAAGTACGGCGCCGGCAAAGAAAAAGTTATCAACGGAATCAAGAAGATTTCAAAGCCAGGCCTTAAGGTTTATGCTAAGGCTAACGAGGTTCCAAGCGTTCTTGGCGGACTCGGTATCGCTATCATCTCAACATCAAAGGGAATCATCAGCGATAAGGAAGCTAGAAAGCTAGGCGTTGGCGGCGAAGTTATTTGCTATGTTTGGTAG
- a CDS encoding 50S ribosomal protein L6: MSRIGKNPVALPAGVEVKVDDNHVITVKGPLGQLQEQLSADINIEVKDNEVVFTRNSDHRSHREQHGLARALVNNMVEGVTKGFQKKLIFKGVGYKVEKKGKDLVMNLGYSHPVVMTDPDGIETIAEDVTTVVVKGIDKGLVGNYSAKIRAWREPEPYKGKGIRYDDEVIRRKEGKTGSK; the protein is encoded by the coding sequence ATGTCAAGAATAGGAAAGAATCCTGTTGCACTCCCAGCCGGTGTAGAAGTTAAGGTTGATGACAATCATGTTATCACTGTAAAGGGACCGCTAGGTCAGCTACAGGAACAGCTAAGCGCAGATATTAATATCGAAGTGAAGGACAACGAGGTTGTCTTCACAAGAAATAGTGACCACAGAAGTCACAGAGAACAGCACGGTCTTGCAAGAGCACTTGTAAACAACATGGTTGAAGGTGTTACAAAGGGCTTCCAGAAGAAGCTTATCTTCAAGGGCGTAGGATACAAGGTTGAGAAGAAGGGTAAGGATTTGGTAATGAATCTTGGCTACTCTCATCCAGTAGTAATGACAGATCCTGATGGCATCGAAACCATTGCAGAGGACGTTACTACAGTAGTAGTTAAAGGTATAGACAAGGGTCTTGTAGGAAACTATTCGGCGAAGATCAGAGCGTGGAGAGAACCTGAACCATATAAGGGTAAGGGAATCAGATACGATGATGAAGTTATCCGTCGTAAAGAAGGCAAGACAGGTTCTAAGTAA
- a CDS encoding 50S ribosomal protein L18 codes for MAQMSRNDRRVKRHARVRKNLTGTPERPRLCVFRSNKNISCQIIDDVNKVTLVSASSLDKDIASEIGYGGNKEAAKKVGEAVAKKAVAKGIEVVSFDRSGFLYHGRVKELAEGAREGGLKF; via the coding sequence ATGGCACAGATGAGCAGAAATGACAGACGTGTTAAAAGACACGCACGCGTCAGAAAAAATTTAACCGGAACTCCTGAAAGACCAAGACTTTGCGTTTTTAGATCAAACAAGAATATCTCTTGCCAGATTATTGATGATGTTAACAAGGTAACACTTGTATCAGCATCTTCACTTGACAAGGATATTGCTTCTGAAATCGGATATGGTGGCAACAAAGAGGCTGCTAAAAAAGTTGGTGAAGCAGTAGCTAAGAAGGCTGTAGCTAAGGGTATAGAAGTTGTTTCTTTTGACAGAAGCGGATTCCTATATCACGGCAGAGTCAAAGAACTAGCTGAGGGTGCCCGCGAAGGCGGACTGAAATTCTAA
- a CDS encoding 30S ribosomal protein S5 — MRNTIDASKLELTESIVNIRRVAKTVKGGRNMRFSVTVVVGDKAGHVGVGLGKAQEIPEAVRKATEDAKKKLIYVPIVGTTIPHRNLGIFGAGRVLIMPAAQGTGVIAGSSVRTVLESAGIQDVRAKSLGSSNTGNMALATLEGLKGMLTVEKVAKLRGKTPEEILG; from the coding sequence ATGCGTAACACTATTGATGCATCAAAGCTCGAGTTAACAGAAAGCATCGTTAATATCAGACGTGTTGCTAAGACTGTTAAGGGCGGCAGAAATATGAGATTCAGCGTTACCGTTGTTGTAGGCGACAAAGCAGGTCATGTCGGCGTAGGACTCGGAAAAGCGCAGGAAATTCCTGAAGCCGTAAGAAAAGCTACAGAAGATGCTAAGAAGAAACTAATATATGTTCCAATCGTAGGAACAACGATACCACACAGAAACCTAGGTATCTTTGGAGCAGGCAGAGTACTAATCATGCCAGCTGCACAGGGTACTGGAGTTATCGCTGGTTCATCAGTAAGAACAGTACTAGAGTCAGCTGGTATTCAGGACGTAAGAGCTAAGTCACTTGGCTCAAGTAACACAGGAAACATGGCTCTTGCAACACTCGAAGGTCTTAAGGGAATGCTTACAGTTGAGAAGGTTGCAAAGCTAAGAGGCAAGACGCCTGAAGAAATATTGGGTTAG
- a CDS encoding 50S ribosomal protein L30, translating into MAKMLKITLTKSTIGAIPKHKKVVKALGLRKLHHSVELADTPQTRGAIAKVTHLVTVEEL; encoded by the coding sequence ATGGCAAAAATGTTGAAAATTACTTTAACAAAGAGTACTATTGGCGCTATTCCTAAGCACAAGAAGGTTGTAAAGGCCTTAGGACTTAGAAAATTGCATCATTCAGTCGAATTGGCAGATACACCTCAGACTCGTGGTGCTATCGCAAAAGTAACTCATCTTGTTACTGTCGAAGAACTGTAG
- a CDS encoding 50S ribosomal protein L15, with amino-acid sequence MKLHELKAPAGSTHSRKRKGRGTATGQGKTAGRGMNGQNSRSGGGVRLGFEGGQMPLYRRLPKRGFNNKWAKEYATVNVGDLNRFEANTEVTPELLREVGLVKQVIDGVKILGDGELDRALTVKAVKFTKTAAEKINAAGGKAEVI; translated from the coding sequence ATGAAACTGCATGAACTAAAAGCTCCTGCTGGCTCAACACACAGCCGCAAGAGAAAGGGCAGAGGTACTGCTACTGGACAGGGTAAGACTGCTGGTAGAGGTATGAACGGTCAGAATTCAAGAAGTGGTGGCGGAGTTAGACTCGGATTCGAGGGTGGACAGATGCCACTATATAGAAGATTGCCAAAGAGAGGCTTCAACAATAAGTGGGCGAAGGAATACGCTACAGTTAATGTTGGTGACCTCAACAGATTTGAGGCAAACACTGAGGTTACTCCAGAGCTTCTAAGAGAAGTTGGACTTGTTAAGCAGGTTATTGACGGAGTTAAGATTCTTGGTGATGGTGAGCTCGATAGAGCACTCACAGTAAAGGCAGTTAAGTTCACAAAGACTGCTGCTGAAAAAATCAACGCTGCTGGAGGAAAGGCAGAGGTGATCTGA